The sequence below is a genomic window from Colletotrichum destructivum chromosome 4, complete sequence.
ATCACTGTGGCTCGGAGCTCTGGATTGAGAACAGCAGCGTCCATGAGCCAATCACGtgcctccttgtccttgccgtTCCTAATGGTCTGGCCGCTGGCGTGCGCCAGTGAGCCACCTGGGCTGCTGAGGCTTCTGCGTTTTCGCGAATAGCTTCCATCGCAAAGTTTAGGCTTTGAGCACAGCCACCACGCTTCGTCTCAACTCTTCTTCACGTGTGTCCGAAGCATCGTGAAGCCGTACGGGTGGGATGTACAGGAAGCCTCTAGGCTCGACGTAGATAGAGAAATGCGTAGGGAGCAACAGTGACACCATACAGTACAGATACTTGTGGCGACTGGCGAGTGTGCGTGGAGGCTGGGCCACCTGGACAAATGACGGGCACAAAATCGGATTGCGTTCCGGACCAAGCTCTTCCACATCGATCCTTGAACTCAACGGGTCGCTGCTGCTTTGCCCACGTGACAGTCGCACTGTCGACATGACAAGTTGGCAGGCTGGCCTGAGTCATCACTGAGCCGACGCCATCGGATATACTCAAGTCCGACTTCCGACGGAGACATCCTCTTGGAGACGATGTCCCACTTTGTACTTCTTACGTCAGCATCTCCCCGCGGGCGGTCGTGTGCGCCGAACCGAAAAAAATTGGCAGTcggcagaaaaaaaaagttcaGGCAGGCCGCTCGTTGATGTTAGAGGAGAGCACCTCTATCACGGCTTTTTCCCACCTTTCATTTTTTGTCCCTACTCACCACCACTTCCTAACCACCCCAAGATACCCCCCAATCGTCACAATGTCGTCGAGACGAAGGTCATCCGGCAAGTTTACGGCTCCGGTTGTCAAGCCCGCtcccaaggcggccaagacgaCAATCGACGAAAGCAGagccgccgtctccgcgaCCGACTCTTTACAAGCCGCGCTGAAGGGCAGCAACGAGGCGATTGAGATCTCCTCCGACGaggacagcgacgaggatgtttccgacgaggagatgggcgcccccgaggccgacgccggcgacgcaAAGGAACCCGTGAACGGCAAGGAGGAtgctaccgccgccgccaccgaagAACAACCCACACAACCCAAGgctgacgccgagggcgccgaggatgaggaggaagcaGGATCGCCCACCTTTGGCGAGCTGCTACGGGGCACCATCGACGTCCCCGCCATTCTGTCGCAACAAGGAGACTCcaccaaggccgtcgtctcgCAGTCATCAAGAAAGAACCTTGCCCCGCCCTCGCTATCCTCCCTGAGCACCGTCCTCACCCAGGCGCTCAAGACCGAAGACACCGACCTCCTCGAATCCTGCCTGCAAATCACCAACCTCGAGACCATCCAGCAGACGATCGAGCGCCTCGACAGCAGCCTTGCCGGCGTTCTCCTCACCAAGCTCGCCGCCCGATTCCACAGGCGGCCCGGCCGCGCAGGCAGCCTCATGACCTGGGTCAAGTGGACCCTCGtcgcccacggcggcgccctggCGGTCCAGCCCAAGGTCCTCGAGCGGTTAGTCTCCCTGCAGAAGGTCCTCAGCGAGCGCTCGCGCGGCCTGCCGAGCCTGCTCGCCCTCAAGGGCAAGCTGGACATGCTGGAGGCGCAGATGCAGCTCAGGAAGGGAAGGCAACGCAGGGGCGGCGCCAGCCagatcgacgacgccgacgaggacgacgacgaggagggcgcaATCTACGTTGAGGGCGAAGAggacaccgacgccgacatgGCCGACGGGCTCGGCTCAAGAAAGGCCCttctggccgccgacgacgatgacgacgaagcggTCCCCGCCACGAACGGCTTCATCGGCGACtcggacgatgacgacgatgatgacgaggacgttgctgcggcggcggacgacaGCTCAGACGAGGATGttgtggacgaggatgaggtggaccacgatgatgtcgaggattcggacgacgacgatgacagcgACGCGGAagccgcgccgccggccaaggtTCAGAAAACCGCCTCCTCGTTCGCCAAGAGGAAATAAACAAAGACGAGAGTCGCTCCGGGTGTTGCGATTCATTCACTAGATTGAACGGGAGGGGAgcagcaggggggggggggccagggGTCTTTAGAACGGCACATAGACTTGGCTCGGCCGACAATTGACATAATGTTGTGCAATAGGGCAAAACTTGCGTTGTATGGAGTTATCGGTCATCAAAATCAAGAAGAGTATCTCAGAAATCCCGGAGGGGAAAGGCTTCATTCGGTCCAACTCACACTGCCGCGCAATGTTGTGATAGTTGGCAACAAACTGACTTGAGCCGATACTTGGATAGACCTACGGATCGAATTAGCCAATGGGCAGTGTTAACATACATCGGGTTATCAAGCTCGGGTTCCAGGTCCCACCGAATCGGCCGTTCAAGGTCGAGTTGCGTCTCTCTCGGCCAGACATGACCGATGAGCCCCGGCCCGCCGGCTCGCCGCGGCTCCACACTTCCGCTTTGGGGACACGGAGGCACGAACCTCCACGTCGAGATCCACCGGTGATCCCTCTTACAACAACATCCCCGCTCAGCACGCGCAGGAAACGCCGCCTCTCTCGACCCTAGTTGATATCTCAACCAGTGAGATCGAGGCACTATGAAGAGCCATCGAGGACCACTACTTCCGCTGGCCGCATCCCCCTGGGCCGCGGGGTACAGGGGTAGCTTataacccccctccccaagtCCTTAAAACGAGCTGCCAGCCCACACACCCGCTCCATGAGGCGACGAACGACCTCGTCTGGTTCCCGGTATCTTCGTCAATACTCCAA
It includes:
- a CDS encoding Putative small-subunit processome, Utp12 protein; its protein translation is MSSRRRSSGKFTAPVVKPAPKAAKTTIDESRAAVSATDSLQAALKGSNEAIEISSDEDSDEDVSDEEMGAPEADAGDAKEPVNGKEDATAAATEEQPTQPKADAEGAEDEEEAGSPTFGELLRGTIDVPAILSQQGDSTKAVVSQSSRKNLAPPSLSSLSTVLTQALKTEDTDLLESCLQITNLETIQQTIERLDSSLAGVLLTKLAARFHRRPGRAGSLMTWVKWTLVAHGGALAVQPKVLERLVSLQKVLSERSRGLPSLLALKGKLDMLEAQMQLRKGRQRRGGASQIDDADEDDDEEGAIYVEGEEDTDADMADGLGSRKALLAADDDDDEAVPATNGFIGDSDDDDDDDEDVAAAADDSSDEDVVDEDEVDHDDVEDSDDDDDSDAEAAPPAKVQKTASSFAKRK